DNA sequence from the Bubalus bubalis isolate 160015118507 breed Murrah chromosome 24, NDDB_SH_1, whole genome shotgun sequence genome:
CATGGAAACTCCGGTGCCCCCTGCCCTGAGAAAGAACTTCTGCTCCCACCAGACCTGGGACACAAAGCATCCTTGCTGTTGGTGTCATCAGAAAgttatccattcattcagtcagtaTTTACTGGGTCCTCACTGTGTGGCAGGCTGTGGGCCAGCCACTGGGCGTACAGCTGTGAGGGGCAAGGAATCCCGCTTCCTCCGAGCGCCCGTGTCCCATCTGTGTCTTCAGGAAGCTCTTCCCCAAGCTGCTTCCAGACTCACTGAGCTATCTGTCCGCTCCTGCCTTGCCTTCTCCCTGAGGTGTTCAGGGTCAAGAGGTTCAGTGGGTTCCTTGTGGGGCTCAGGTTCTGCCAGGATGTCCAGAGGTTGATCTCATGGGCCCTGGCCcccagaggccttccctgaccccaaGATAGTTCCCTGCCCCTCTCCACACACTCTACACAGAGCTGCTCACTGACAGCAGAGGCCATGTTCAGTGTTCTATTCCCAGCACCTAGAACGCCATGTGGGTGTTCCCTGTGCACccttgagtgaatgagtgagtgagtgactggGTCTGCTTCATGGagtcataaaaattaaatgaatccaTAAAAGACATTGGTGAGTTGCTGGTAGGGTGGTCTGGAATCTGGGAGGGTCTGGGAGacgtctttttttaaatattttaatgtgcaGCCTAATAAGTATTTGGCTGCATCCAGTCTTAGTTTTGGTGcttgggcttaattgccctgcagcatgtggaatcttcccagaccaggatcgaacctgtgtcccgtgcattgcaaagcagattccttattgctgggccaccaggaagggcCCTGGGGAGAAGTCATTTTGTCCAGCTTTGTCCTGCAGGAGGAATTGCTGGGGGACCTGGCCCTTTAGTTTCCCGGGTGATCTGGACCTAATTCCCACCCTTGTCTCCTCAGTCGGGCCCTACCCTGGACATGCCGGTGCCCTCCAGCTTCAACGACGTGGGCCAGGATGGGCAGCTGCGGAGTTTTGTCGGCTGGGTGTGGTATGAACGGGAGATCACCCTGCCCCAGCGGTGGACCGAAGACCTGGGCACGAGAGTGGTTCTGAGGATCGGCAGCGCCCACTACTATGCCATTGTGGTCAGTGCAGCGGGCGGCAGGCAGAGCGGGTGGCCAGgcgtggggcggggtgggggatgggctgTCCTGGGGTGCCTGCTCCCAGCCGTCACCTGATGGCCTGCCTCTGGGGTACATGCGGGGGCGGGGGCAAATTTAAGGCCCCACACTGGGGAGTGTGCCCTGGGTGGCGGAGAGTGGTCCCTTCTATTCCTCTGGAGCCCCATTCTTCCACTCCCGAGGTCAGTGGCAACTGGCAGAACCCTCAGCCCGCCACACTCTGCCCGCTTCCCTCATCCTGCACTTGTGTGTGAGGGTGTGCCAGAAACTGTCGGGCCCCCCATCCCCGCTTGTCTCCCTGTATCTGCAGTGGGTGAATGGGGTCCATGTGTTAGAGCACGAGGGGGGCCATCTCCCCTTCGAGGCTGACATCAGCAAGCTGGTCCAGAGCGGGCCCCTGTCCTCCTGCCGCATCACCATCGCCGTCAACAACACGCTGTCCCCCCACACCCTGCCGCCTGGGACCATCCTCTACAAGACGGACCCCTCCATGTGAGCAGCACCttgcccagcccccgcccccacccccactccctacCTTGCCCAGACGTCTTCCCACGAGGGGACAGGGTGGCTTCAGCAGAGGTGAGGCCCTGGCTCTTGGAGGCCAAGGAGACATGTGAGTTGAGATCGAAGGATTCAGGACAAGGCCACTGTCCCCTTGCTCCGTCCTAGGTACCCCAAGGGTTACTTTGTCCAGAACACAAAGTTTGACTTCTTCAACTACGCGGGACTGCATCGGTCCGTGCTCCTCTACACCACGCCTACCACCTACATCGATGACATTACCGTCACCACCGACGTGGACCAAGACATTGGTGAGGCTCCTGCCAGGATCTGCCCTCAGCCAGGCCCAGAGTGGCTTGGTTCCctgtttggaaagatccccttggagacGGGCTCTCCCATCCAGCTCCTCAACGTGCTCTCACCTGTAGTACCACAGGCCACATGCCcccctcttctctctcatctGATTTCTCGTCTCCTGTAGGGCTGGTGAATTACCAGATCATCGTCCAGGGCAGTGACCACTTCCAAGTGGACGTGTCTCTTCTGGATGAGGAAGGCAAAGTCGTGGCCAAAGGGGCAGGGGCCCAGGGCCAGCTGCAGGTGCCCAGTGCCCACCTCTGGTGGCCGTACCTGATGCATGAGCACCCTGCCTACCTGTACTCGTTGGAGGTAATGGTGGTGAGGATTGGGCTGGGGGAGGCCTTTTGCCCCCATCCAGCAGCCCTAGCTTCAGCAGGCCTGGCCCCCTCAGCTTCCTGGTCCATTGGATTGAAGAGTCCCCAGCCTGATTTTTTTCAGCCATTGGTGGGGAGGCCGAGTTGTAAGAGAAGCCCCACGACAGTGTGGGCGAAAGTTTTTTCTTGCTCACAGCAGATATAATTTCTGCCTCTCTCCACCTGCAGATCCAGAGGTGGGCTGCGGTGATTTGCCAGAGGCTGTCCTGCGAAGCTGAGGCTGCATGGGGCTCAGGCCGGTCAGGCTGCCTCACGCCCAGTGCTCGATTTCTCAGGTGAAGCTGACGGCGCAGACGGCCGTGGGGCCCGTGTCTGACTTCTACACCCTCCCAGTGGGGATCCGCACCGTGGCCGTCACTGAGAGCCAGTTCCTCATCAATGGGAAGCCGTTCTATTTCCGAGGGGTCAACAAGCATGAGGATTCAGACGTGAGTAGGGGCTCCTGGGTCCCCGTTTCTCGCCATCCCCTTCCCCGTCCCCTGGAGTGGCTGAGGACAGCTCAGAACAAATGGCCCCAAACCACTGCCTGTGCTTGGCCTGGATAGCGGGCTGATAGGGTGACTCCGGCGGGCCCAGCTCTTGGCGGAAACGTGTCTGGGATGGGGTCAAGGGCAGGGGCTCACCTGTCTCTGCTGTCCTCCAGATCCGAGGGAAGGGCTTTGATTGGGCGCTGCTGGTGAAGGACTTCAACCTGCTTCGCTGGCTGGGCGCCAATGCCTTCCGCACCAGCCATTACCCCTACGCAGAGGAGGTGCTGCAGCTCTGTGACCGCTATGGGATCGTAGTCATCGACGAGAGCCCTGGCGTGGGCATCGTGCTGGTGTGAGTGCCTGCTGCCTGCACTGCGCGGCTCCCCCAGCTCGGCAGCCTGTGCGTGCAtgctgtcgctcagtcgtatctgactctgggaccccatggactgtagcccagcaggctcctctatctatgggattctccaggccagaatacgagagtgggttgccattttccttcttcaggggatcttcccgacccaaggatcgaacttgtgtTTCCTACGTTGGGAggcgggttgtttaccactgagtcatcagggaagcccagagtttctactagagagaaagaaaatcagactGACCTGCTCCCTTTCCTCCCTTGGCCTGCAGCGAGAGCTTCAGCAACGTGTCTCTGCAGCACCACCTGGAGGTGATGGAGGAAATGATCCGCAGGGACAAGAATCACCCGGCCGTTGTAATGTGGTCCTTGGCCAACGAGCCCGCTTCCTTCCTGAAACCGGCTGGTTACTACTTCAAGTGAGTGCTCCTGCCTTGCCTGGGCCGGGTCCCGGGTGAGACCGCAGCCTGCTGGCCCAGCTCAGCCTTGGCTGGCAGCCACGGGAGAGTGGCGGTGGGCCCTGCGGTGGGTGTGGGCTGCTTCCAGCCCAGGGGCATCCGTCCCTGGTCAATTCAGGGGACAAGGTACCCACCCACCCAGATTATGATTTCAGCCAAGTGTCTCCTTGACACACCTGAAATGAAATGCAGAGTTACCTACCTATTTATACATAAAacttcaaattaaagaaaaaagatagtgACGTGGCCTGACATAAGGAAGAGACGTTTGTCAAAGAATACATAAATGTGTGAGGCTGACTTTCCAGAAGGGCCACTGAAGGACTCAGGCGCTTGCACCttctgggaaactccatggaaaCACAGCTACAGAAGCTGGAAAGCATAGTGGGCGACTCTGGTGCCGCGAGCAGCATTTCCCTCCGTTCTGCTCTTTTCTGAGGCACTGAGCCATGGCCGACAGAGCTCCAGTCAAAACCAAGCCCTGCTGttactgtttagtcgctaagtcgtgtccaactctttgcgacctcatggactgtagcccaccaggctcctctgtccttgggatttcccaggctgaatactggagtgggttgccatttccttctccaggggatcttcctgacctagtgaTCAAGCCCGCGTCTTCcgcttggcaggcgggttcttcaccactaagccacctgcgTCTTCCCTTGATATTTATGCTGTCCCCATTCCTGGGAAATTTAGTACATGTTAGAACTGCTCAAAACCACTTTGCAATGCTTTTGAGTTCACCTGTAAAGGGCTTTAAGCTTTATAAAGCTGACTTACCTAGGCATGTAATTATAAACAGATTTTCAAAGACGGGCATATTCTGACTATTCTAAAGTTACGTTGTTAGACGGGACCAGGTTACCTGAAGTTCATTGTCCGTTCACTGCATACCAGTAacttcccccaacccccaggcaTTGTCCTGGGCAGAAACCTCACATAGGGGCCATCTCCCCACAGTGGGCCAGCCTCCTGGCGTGTTCCTTGGTTTCTTCGTTTTCTTGCCATCCTGCAGTTGTATCATAGCCGGGCGTGGGGAATTATTTCACTTACTGCGGAGGCAGCAGAGGCCATGGAAATACTCCCTAGGAGACACTGCCTGCATCCCCCTGTCCTGGATGGAGGCTCTGAGTAGCGGACCTTCCCGGGCAAAGACGAGCTCTGGACACACAGCTGGAGGTCGGGTTGGGCAAaaagtttgtttgtgttttttcatAACATTGGTGAAAAACTCGAGTGAACTTTCTGGCCAGGCCAATACATGCCTATTTAAGTCTCTAGTGAATGCCCAGTGCACAGCTTGCCTCCCAGGACACGCTCCCTAGTGATGTGTTACATTAATACTCATCCTAACCTGCAGAACATCCTAGTTTTGTCGGAGATGAGGAAACTTGCTTTTGGCAGCGCCCAGCTCAAAGATCTCAGCTGTGCCTCTCCTCTCTTGAGGATGGCCCCCTTTGGGGGGCGGGTAGGGGGCTAAGATctagggagggaggaagagaaaatgatGTCAGGGAACATGATGTCTCGAGGAGCACGTTTGCTTACCTGAAGTGCCCTAGAAGGCAGGGAGGAAAGCCATGTCTTGGGGGTGTTCTGTCTGGGAAGATGGGAAAGAGAGGATTCAGGAGGGGAACCTGAGGCCCTCCCCAGACTGACGGCACCGTGTCTTCTGCCCTCCGTGGACAGGACGCTGATTGCCCACACTAAAGCCTTGGACCCCTCCCGGCCCGTGACCTTTGTGACCAACACCAACTATGAAGCAGACCTGGGGGTGAGCCTGGGGGTCTCTGCACATCTTCCTTCTGCCTGTCCTCTTGTCCTGCCCTGATGCTTGCTGAGATGAGCTGCTGGGAGGGACCACGAGCAGCCAGTCTGACCATTTCCATAGATGGTCTTTGGGTTAAAGAGAGCTGCCAGGGAGTGATTTGCCAGGCAGTG
Encoded proteins:
- the LOC102410676 gene encoding beta-glucuronidase, with protein sequence MLRGSAGAWAVLGPLLWGCGLSLLQGGMLYPRESRSRERKELDGLWSFRADFSDNRRQGFEQQWYRAPLRESGPTLDMPVPSSFNDVGQDGQLRSFVGWVWYEREITLPQRWTEDLGTRVVLRIGSAHYYAIVWVNGVHVLEHEGGHLPFEADISKLVQSGPLSSCRITIAVNNTLSPHTLPPGTILYKTDPSMYPKGYFVQNTKFDFFNYAGLHRSVLLYTTPTTYIDDITVTTDVDQDIGLVNYQIIVQGSDHFQVDVSLLDEEGKVVAKGAGAQGQLQVPSAHLWWPYLMHEHPAYLYSLEVKLTAQTAVGPVSDFYTLPVGIRTVAVTESQFLINGKPFYFRGVNKHEDSDIRGKGFDWALLVKDFNLLRWLGANAFRTSHYPYAEEVLQLCDRYGIVVIDESPGVGIVLVESFSNVSLQHHLEVMEEMIRRDKNHPAVVMWSLANEPASFLKPAGYYFKTLIAHTKALDPSRPVTFVTNTNYEADLGAPYVDVICVNSYYSWYHDYGHMEVIQLQLATQFENWYKAYQKPMIQSEYGADAIEGFHEDPPLMFSEEYQKGLLEQYHVVLDQKRKEYVVGELIWNFADFMTNQSPVRMIGNRKGIFTRQRQPKSAAFLLRERYWKLANETRYQRSAVTSQCVGSGLFTV